In the Thunnus albacares chromosome 10, fThuAlb1.1, whole genome shotgun sequence genome, AAGAATTTCCTTAAAAgccaaaagaaaagaaaaaaaaaaaaagatgctggtTGTCTTCGTCTACTAGGCCATCTGCAAACATTCAGTTGACACGCTTACAATGAACCCTTTGATTACTTTAAATCCCTTATTTTTCCTCACCCCACATCTGAAGCCATGCAACTCGCATCCAACACTCAGCACGGGAGATAACTAAAGATCTAGAAACAccaaaagaaaaggaaaaaaaaaaaagcaaaattgtTTTATTCGTGAGCTTTAAAAGCTCTTGCTCCTGCTCGTCTGTAAATCCAGTagacatgtaaaaatacaacCATACAATACATTAGATTCAAAAAGGTACCAAAAAGTACAGTAAAAATAACACTTCCATCACTGGAAATGTAAATGGacacaaaacaatataaaataaaaagtggaAAAGTGACATTTGCTTCCCCAGTTCCTCACTTGATCTGTACAAATGGAGCATGAGTCCAAATTTCTGCCAACTCCAAAGGAAAAGCCAGAGCCCATGTTCGCTGTGGTCAGACCATGGAtctctttttcttatttacttTAGACCTTAAGAGAAAAACACGGTGCTTAACGTTACTGAGAATAAACCAAATGTGGCATGCAGTTacacatagacagacaggtgcATGAATGAGTTTGACAGGTCAGTGAATGgacagacactttttttttgggagggggggggacaACCGCTAGCTGTTACACCTAGCACCCTAGTGAAAGGTGAAACGATCCTAATTCCTGTTCTCAACCACCACCAACTCAACCCTTATTGATCAAGTAGTGTTTGTAGAGATGCATCTTAAGATGGCTGACAGGTGGAATGAATCCATCTTTAATGATCACAGACCCCACAACACGGCCTACCCTAACCCCACCACAATGTTTGAATGGATTTAGAGTAGATGGAGATCTTTGGGGGGGTCAAAAAGGCACCAATGGTCACAGCTATGTTCTCATACTACCACGGATGATGCAAAAATGCATACCTGCACTACGTGTGATCAGTATGGCTTGTAGCTACTCTGGTGGCCTCCACGTCTTGGAGTTTTCCCATAGCTTGTATTGCCCTGGTCTGGAGGACAAGAGAAAAAGGGACTGAGTTCTTCTGTACAACAAGGAGGACCAAGAAAATAAAGTtctcattcttttttctttccctggGGGCACTTATCGCTTACTGTAATCGTAGCCACCCCCATAGCCGTAATAACCAGCAGGGTAGTCATAGTTGCCGTAGCCGCTATATCCGTAGCTTTGCTGTCCGTAGCCATAGTTCTGGTTGTATCCCTGGTTCCAGTAGTTGTTGTAGCCTTGATTCCAGTTCTGGCCCTGGCCTAGAAACAACAGGTGAGGCCTTTGTCACAACTCTCAGGCACACAGGACCCAAGTACTTACTGTGCAACAATGCAAGTTTACCAATGAAAAGGTTCAACAGATTTTGGTATACATGAATAGAAGCGCTTACCTCCACGGCCCCTGCCACGTCCTCCATATCCACGGGCAccatactgctgctgctggtagaCCTCTTTGGGCTGGGCTATTTTGATTTCACACTGCAACATCACACAAGagcatatttacatttgttaaGTTTACGAAAGCAAATACATTGTAGCTTATTTCACATGTAACAAACGTGTGATATGCCATTACCTTGCTTCCACCGACATTGTGGTATTTTTTCTCCATAACCTTCTTGACAGGAGCCTCATCTTTATACGTGATAAATACGAAACCCCTCCTCTTTTCCGTCTTTGGATCTTGAGGAAGCTCAATTGTCTCAATCTATACAAAAGTTAAAGAAATATTGAAGCAACGGCATTGTTGTAATTACTCAATAACCAAAAACACACTGGCAAATGATAGTACCTCTCCAAAGGTTCCAAAGTATTCCTGAATGACTTCCTTGGAAGTGTCTGGGTTAAGGCCTCCCACAAAGATTTTCTTGACTGGATCCTTCTTCATGGCCATGGCCTTTTTGGGGTCGATCTGTCGCCCATCTAGCCTGTGCTCCTTCTGTTCAAGAAcctaataaaataaacataacaaaacattgaaaattGCCAGTATTCTAAAACACATTAAGACCCCCTTAACCAGTATCTCCACTCACCTTATCTACACTGGCTGCATCTTTGAAGAGAATAAATCCGA is a window encoding:
- the hnrnpaba gene encoding heterogeneous nuclear ribonucleoprotein A/Ba; this translates as MSETEQQYMETSENGHEVDDDFNGAGHTEEATDDSAVNDCGEGAGPEADESSQNGGGTEGGQIDASKGEEDAGKMFVGGLSWDTSKKDLKDYFSKFGEVTDCTIKMDQQTGRSRGFGFILFKDAASVDKVLEQKEHRLDGRQIDPKKAMAMKKDPVKKIFVGGLNPDTSKEVIQEYFGTFGEIETIELPQDPKTEKRRGFVFITYKDEAPVKKVMEKKYHNVGGSKCEIKIAQPKEVYQQQQYGARGYGGRGRGRGGQGQNWNQGYNNYWNQGYNQNYGYGQQSYGYSGYGNYDYPAGYYGYGGGYDYNQGNTSYGKTPRRGGHQSSYKPY